One genomic segment of Amycolatopsis sp. Hca4 includes these proteins:
- a CDS encoding alpha/beta fold hydrolase: MDTLNMRIGGKGEPAVLLLHGLGATGAVWNHFAVQVDRRVLVPDLPGHGPSAPLPHYSFATLAEAVARALPDGGPLIVAGHSLGGVLALELASDRHDVEVAGVLAVGVKVEWSQDDLNRAASFAAKPPRVFATREDAEQAYLKVSGLLGIAPADPAGLRETEGGWRLAMDPAAFGLGAPDMPALLAGARCPVVLAAGENDPMSRPEQLRALDPDAVTLAGLGHNAHVEDPAAVRALLERFGV, translated from the coding sequence ATGGACACGCTCAACATGCGCATCGGCGGCAAGGGCGAACCGGCCGTCCTCCTCCTGCACGGCCTCGGCGCGACCGGCGCCGTCTGGAACCACTTCGCCGTCCAGGTCGACCGGCGCGTCCTGGTGCCCGACCTGCCCGGCCACGGCCCGTCCGCACCATTGCCGCACTACAGCTTCGCCACGCTCGCCGAAGCGGTCGCGCGGGCGCTGCCGGACGGCGGGCCGCTGATCGTCGCCGGCCACTCGCTCGGCGGGGTGCTCGCGCTGGAGCTGGCGTCCGACCGCCACGACGTCGAGGTCGCCGGCGTGCTGGCCGTCGGCGTGAAGGTCGAGTGGAGCCAGGACGACCTGAACCGCGCGGCCTCGTTCGCGGCCAAGCCGCCGCGGGTGTTCGCGACCCGGGAAGACGCCGAGCAGGCGTACCTGAAGGTGTCCGGGCTGCTCGGGATCGCTCCCGCCGATCCGGCCGGGCTTCGCGAGACCGAGGGAGGTTGGCGCCTCGCGATGGACCCGGCCGCGTTCGGCCTCGGTGCCCCGGACATGCCGGCCCTGCTGGCCGGGGCGCGCTGCCCGGTGGTGCTCGCCGCGGGCGAGAACGACCCGATGAGCCGTCCGGAGCAGTTGCGCGCCCTCGATCCCGACGCCGTCACGCTCGCCGGTCTCGGGCACAACGCCCACGTCGAGGACCCGGCCGCGGTGCGGGCGTTGCTCGAGCGCTTCGGCGTGTGA
- a CDS encoding cytochrome P450 — MTITDPETYVRGVPYDELARLRRAGPVVRVDDFWAVLGHAEVRRVLREPSVFSSQLGGTQIRDAADLAYVRRMMLNMDPPEHGRLRGLLTKAFTPRAIAKLTSQIESWARELVLAVAGDGECDFAQLAADLPLRTLAGVFGVPEEDRRLMYDWSNRVIGYQDAEYAVSATVSPAEVSDLARAALAVRPSPGPDGSMPDPRTRAGMPDLYAYANALGEYKREHPGDDVMSNLMRHVGADGGRVSLAEFENLFWLFSVAGNETLRNGLPGGLLALISHPAEYRRLLADRSLLPSAVEEMLRFWTPVMHFRRTAVSDVRLSDVDIRAGEKVVVWFSSANRDPAVFPDPDTFDIGRTPNDHLTFGHGPHFCLGAHLARVQLRAMFEAVLDRLGFVELAGEPVRLRSNFQNGLKSLPIRWGR, encoded by the coding sequence GTGACGATCACCGATCCGGAGACCTACGTGCGCGGGGTCCCGTACGACGAGCTGGCGCGGCTGCGGCGCGCCGGCCCGGTGGTGCGCGTCGACGATTTCTGGGCGGTGCTGGGCCATGCCGAGGTCCGGCGGGTGCTGCGCGAGCCGTCGGTGTTCTCGTCCCAGCTGGGCGGGACGCAGATCCGGGACGCGGCCGACCTCGCGTACGTGCGCCGGATGATGCTGAACATGGACCCGCCGGAGCACGGACGGCTGCGCGGGCTCCTCACGAAGGCGTTCACCCCGCGCGCGATCGCGAAGCTCACTTCGCAGATCGAAAGCTGGGCGCGGGAACTCGTTCTTGCCGTCGCCGGCGACGGCGAGTGCGACTTCGCGCAGCTGGCCGCCGACCTGCCGCTGCGCACCCTGGCCGGGGTGTTCGGCGTGCCGGAGGAGGACCGGCGGCTGATGTACGACTGGAGCAACCGCGTGATCGGCTACCAGGACGCCGAGTACGCGGTGAGCGCGACGGTCTCCCCGGCCGAGGTGAGCGACCTCGCCCGGGCCGCGCTCGCCGTCCGGCCGTCGCCGGGGCCGGACGGGTCGATGCCGGACCCGCGGACGCGGGCGGGCATGCCGGATCTCTACGCGTACGCGAACGCGCTGGGCGAGTACAAGCGCGAACACCCGGGCGACGACGTGATGAGCAACCTGATGCGGCACGTCGGCGCCGACGGCGGCCGCGTCTCACTCGCCGAGTTCGAGAACCTGTTCTGGCTGTTCTCCGTGGCCGGCAACGAAACCCTCCGCAACGGCCTGCCCGGCGGGCTGCTCGCGCTGATCTCCCACCCCGCGGAATACCGCCGGTTGCTGGCCGACCGGTCACTGCTGCCCTCGGCGGTCGAGGAGATGCTGCGGTTCTGGACGCCCGTCATGCACTTCCGGCGCACGGCGGTGTCCGACGTCCGGTTGTCCGATGTGGACATCCGAGCCGGGGAGAAGGTGGTGGTCTGGTTCTCCTCGGCCAACCGGGATCCCGCGGTGTTCCCCGATCCGGACACCTTCGACATCGGCCGGACGCCGAACGACCACCTCACCTTCGGCCACGGCCCGCACTTCTGCCTCGGTGCGCACCTGGCCCGGGTGCAGCTGCGGGCCATGTTCGAGGCGGTGCTCGACCGGCTCGGGTTCGTGGAGCTCGCGGGCGAGCCGGTCCGCCTGCGGTCGAACTTCCAGAACGGCCTCAAGTCGCTGCCGATCCGGTGGGGCCGCTGA
- a CDS encoding LysR family transcriptional regulator, which yields MEIRELKAFVAVVEAGAMSKAARQLHVSQPALSQTITALERRLGVRLLVRTSTGVQVTEAGTTLLGEARAVLARHDQALSAMARHTAAGGGVLRVGVPLELPPDLLPAALARLPDVRVQARHLSSVAQVAALRAGELDVGLVRERPAGADLDAALVVTEDVGVLLAADVAEKLGSPVRLERLAGLEWFAFPRAGSPAWYDELAAILRSHGLDVGPDVPEEQRLIVELKIPAVSAGAAYAFAPPEWPYPLPDTVRWVPLAGNPIVRRTWAVWPAASRRRDIAEFVAALEDHQHGGSEV from the coding sequence ATGGAGATCCGGGAGCTGAAGGCGTTCGTCGCGGTCGTCGAGGCGGGCGCGATGTCGAAGGCGGCGCGGCAGCTGCACGTGAGCCAGCCGGCGCTGTCCCAGACGATCACGGCCCTCGAACGGCGGCTCGGCGTCCGGCTGCTGGTGCGCACCAGCACCGGTGTCCAGGTCACCGAGGCCGGGACGACGCTGCTCGGCGAAGCCCGGGCCGTCCTGGCGCGCCACGACCAGGCCCTTTCCGCGATGGCCCGGCACACCGCGGCCGGCGGCGGGGTGCTGCGCGTCGGCGTCCCCCTGGAGCTGCCGCCGGACCTGCTGCCCGCGGCGCTCGCGCGGCTGCCGGACGTGCGGGTGCAGGCCCGGCACCTGTCGTCGGTGGCGCAGGTGGCCGCGTTGCGGGCCGGCGAGCTGGACGTCGGTCTGGTGCGGGAGCGCCCGGCCGGAGCCGACCTGGACGCGGCGCTGGTGGTGACCGAGGACGTCGGTGTCCTGCTGGCCGCGGACGTCGCGGAGAAGCTGGGCTCGCCGGTGCGGCTGGAGCGCCTGGCCGGGCTGGAGTGGTTCGCGTTCCCGCGGGCGGGCAGCCCGGCCTGGTACGACGAGCTGGCGGCGATCCTGCGCAGCCACGGCCTCGACGTCGGCCCGGACGTGCCGGAGGAGCAGCGGCTGATCGTCGAGCTCAAGATCCCGGCGGTCAGCGCGGGCGCGGCGTACGCGTTCGCGCCGCCGGAGTGGCCGTACCCGCTGCCGGACACGGTCCGGTGGGTGCCGCTGGCCGGCAACCCGATCGTCCGGCGGACCTGGGCGGTGTGGCCGGCGGCGTCGCGCCGGCGTGACATCGCGGAGTTCGTCGCGGCGCTGGAAGACCATCAGCACGGCGGATCGGAGGTATAA
- a CDS encoding SDR family NAD(P)-dependent oxidoreductase, whose protein sequence is MTAELSGSTALVTGGTSGIGRATAVALAGLGAHVVLSGRDAGRGADVVAAIRAAGGKADFVAADLVDAASARALADRARELGGPIDVLVNNAGIFPTGPTAEFPEADFDAVFTTNVKVPFYLVAELGPEMAARGHGAIVNVSTIVALRGMAGMAVYGASKAAVELMTKAWAAEYGPSGVRVNAVSPGPTRTEGTAAFGDGLDELAAAGPAGRVASPEEIAAAITFLATGDASFIQGAVLPVDGGRLAV, encoded by the coding sequence ATGACTGCAGAACTGTCCGGATCGACGGCACTGGTGACCGGCGGGACGAGCGGGATCGGCCGCGCGACGGCGGTCGCGCTGGCCGGGCTGGGCGCCCACGTGGTGCTGTCGGGCCGGGACGCCGGCCGCGGCGCCGACGTCGTCGCGGCGATCCGCGCGGCGGGCGGCAAGGCCGACTTCGTCGCGGCGGACCTTGTGGACGCCGCGTCGGCGCGCGCCCTCGCGGACCGGGCGCGGGAGCTGGGCGGGCCGATCGACGTGCTGGTCAACAACGCCGGCATCTTCCCGACCGGGCCGACCGCGGAGTTCCCGGAGGCGGATTTCGACGCGGTCTTCACGACGAACGTGAAGGTGCCGTTCTACCTGGTCGCCGAGCTGGGACCGGAGATGGCGGCACGCGGACACGGCGCAATCGTGAACGTGTCGACGATCGTGGCGCTCCGCGGCATGGCGGGCATGGCGGTCTACGGCGCCTCGAAGGCAGCGGTGGAACTGATGACGAAGGCGTGGGCGGCCGAGTACGGGCCGTCCGGCGTCCGGGTCAACGCGGTGAGTCCCGGCCCGACCCGCACGGAGGGCACAGCGGCCTTCGGCGACGGCCTGGACGAGCTGGCAGCGGCAGGCCCGGCCGGCCGAGTGGCCTCCCCGGAGGAGATCGCGGCGGCGATCACGTTCCTGGCCACGGGCGACGCGAGCTTCATCCAGGGTGCGGTGCTGCCGGTGGACGGGGGCCGGCTGGCGGTGTGA
- a CDS encoding nitrilase-related carbon-nitrogen hydrolase: MAGPRMTVVAALQIATGVPLDRILAFEDEIRGAGLVVLPEAVLGGYPGRTPFPEYFHAAVTVPGPETTELAELAARTGATLVVGVIERDGSTLYSTVVFLDPESGLVAKHRKLVPTARERLFWGRGDGSTLPAVPTAAGLAGAAICWENHMPLLRAAMYAKGVEIWCAPTADDRDVWQASMRHIADEGRCFVVSACPYETSGEDPFRGGHDVVQLVVPGQHLSGHYARPDVFALTVDERPRNGVTFLK; encoded by the coding sequence GTGGCCGGCCCGCGGATGACGGTCGTCGCCGCGCTGCAGATCGCGACGGGTGTCCCGCTCGACCGGATCCTGGCGTTCGAGGACGAGATCCGCGGCGCCGGCTTGGTCGTCCTGCCGGAGGCGGTGCTCGGCGGCTACCCGGGCCGTACGCCGTTCCCCGAGTACTTCCACGCCGCGGTGACGGTGCCGGGCCCGGAGACGACGGAGCTGGCCGAGCTCGCCGCCCGGACCGGCGCAACCTTGGTCGTCGGCGTCATCGAGCGCGACGGCTCGACGTTGTACAGCACGGTCGTGTTCCTCGATCCGGAATCCGGGCTGGTCGCCAAGCACCGCAAGCTCGTCCCGACGGCGCGTGAACGCCTGTTCTGGGGCCGCGGCGACGGCTCGACGCTCCCGGCGGTCCCGACGGCGGCGGGCCTGGCCGGCGCGGCGATCTGCTGGGAGAACCACATGCCGCTGCTGCGGGCGGCGATGTACGCGAAGGGCGTCGAGATCTGGTGCGCCCCGACGGCGGACGACCGCGACGTCTGGCAGGCGTCGATGCGCCACATCGCGGACGAGGGCCGGTGTTTCGTGGTTTCGGCGTGCCCGTACGAGACCTCGGGCGAGGACCCGTTCCGCGGCGGGCACGACGTTGTTCAGCTTGTAGTGCCGGGCCAGCACCTCTCGGGGCACTACGCGCGGCCGGACGTGTTCGCGCTGACGGTGGACGAGCGACCCCGGAACGGCGTCACTTTCCTGAAGTGA
- a CDS encoding DUF1295 domain-containing protein, with protein sequence MDALRVCLYVFAGVTLGTWLVSVLTREYSWVDRIWSIVPVAYAGIFAGAAGFADARLDVMFALVALWGARLTFNFARKGGYAPGGEDYRWAVLRERMAPWQFQLFNFFFISLYQNVILLLITLPALTALEHPGGFGVADVVVAVVFLAFLAGETVADQQQWAFHREKHAGLAPTRFLQAGLFRYSRHPNFFFEQAQWWAIAAFGVVAGGLQWTVVGAVLLTLLFVGSTRFTESITKSRYPEYADYQRRTSAVVPWPARG encoded by the coding sequence ATGGACGCGCTGCGGGTGTGCCTGTACGTCTTCGCCGGGGTGACGCTCGGCACCTGGCTGGTCTCGGTGCTGACCAGGGAGTACTCCTGGGTCGACCGGATCTGGTCGATCGTGCCGGTGGCCTACGCGGGGATCTTCGCCGGGGCGGCGGGCTTCGCCGACGCGCGGCTCGACGTCATGTTCGCGCTGGTCGCGCTGTGGGGCGCGCGGCTGACGTTCAACTTCGCCCGGAAGGGTGGTTACGCGCCCGGCGGCGAGGACTACCGGTGGGCGGTGCTGCGCGAGCGGATGGCGCCGTGGCAGTTCCAGCTGTTCAACTTCTTCTTCATCTCGCTCTACCAGAACGTGATCCTGCTGCTCATCACGCTGCCCGCGCTCACCGCGCTGGAGCACCCCGGCGGCTTCGGGGTCGCGGACGTCGTCGTCGCGGTGGTGTTCCTCGCGTTCCTGGCCGGGGAAACCGTCGCCGACCAGCAGCAGTGGGCGTTCCACCGCGAGAAGCACGCGGGCCTCGCGCCGACGCGGTTCCTGCAGGCCGGGCTGTTCCGCTACTCGCGGCACCCGAACTTCTTCTTCGAGCAGGCGCAGTGGTGGGCGATCGCCGCGTTCGGCGTGGTGGCCGGCGGTCTGCAGTGGACGGTCGTCGGCGCGGTCCTGCTGACGCTGCTGTTCGTCGGCTCGACGCGCTTCACGGAGAGCATCACGAAGTCCCGGTACCCGGAGTACGCGGACTACCAGCGGCGCACGTCGGCGGTCGTGCCGTGGCCGGCCCGCGGATGA
- a CDS encoding threonine synthase, with translation MPYSFLSHLECSRTGERVDADAVQGLSPAGAPLLARYDLDGVREAVTPKEIAGREPTLWRYHEVLPVRAAEHVVSLGEGMTPLLRLPRYGRELGLSRLWMKDEGLVPTGTFKARGAAVGVSRAAELGVRGIAMPTNGNAGAAWALYAARAGLSSLVAMPDDAPAITMRECVAAGAELYRVDGLIGDAGKLVAAAAGRRPGVQDVSTLKEPYRIEGKKTMGYEIAEQFGWRLPDVILYPTGGGVGIIGIHKALLEMRELGWISGPLPRLVAVQAAGCAPIVTAFSRGERESTPFPDARTVAFGITVPKALGDFLVLDAVYSTGGTAIAVTDEELLAAQRELASHEGTFVCPEGGACFAALRHLRESGWLEGGEDVVVLNTGAGIKYPETVPLDVPLLATTDEIP, from the coding sequence GTGCCGTACTCGTTCCTCAGCCATCTCGAGTGCTCGCGGACCGGCGAACGCGTGGACGCCGACGCGGTCCAGGGCCTCTCGCCGGCCGGCGCGCCGCTGCTGGCGCGCTACGACCTCGACGGCGTCCGCGAAGCCGTGACGCCGAAGGAGATCGCCGGGCGGGAGCCGACGCTGTGGCGCTACCACGAGGTGCTGCCCGTGCGCGCGGCCGAGCACGTCGTCAGCCTCGGCGAGGGCATGACCCCGTTGCTGCGGCTGCCGCGCTACGGCCGTGAGCTGGGGCTTTCGCGCCTGTGGATGAAGGACGAAGGCCTGGTCCCGACCGGCACCTTCAAGGCGCGCGGTGCCGCGGTCGGCGTCTCGCGGGCGGCCGAGCTGGGCGTGCGCGGGATCGCGATGCCGACGAACGGCAACGCCGGCGCGGCGTGGGCGTTGTACGCGGCGCGGGCGGGGCTGTCGAGCCTGGTCGCGATGCCCGACGACGCCCCGGCGATCACCATGCGCGAGTGCGTCGCGGCGGGAGCCGAGCTGTACCGGGTGGACGGTCTCATCGGCGACGCGGGCAAGCTCGTCGCCGCGGCGGCCGGGCGGCGGCCGGGCGTGCAGGACGTCTCGACGCTGAAGGAGCCGTACCGCATCGAGGGCAAGAAGACGATGGGGTACGAGATCGCCGAGCAGTTCGGCTGGCGGCTGCCCGACGTCATCCTGTACCCGACCGGCGGCGGCGTCGGCATCATCGGGATCCACAAGGCGCTGCTGGAAATGCGTGAACTGGGCTGGATTTCCGGTCCGCTGCCGCGGCTGGTCGCGGTCCAGGCTGCCGGGTGCGCGCCGATCGTCACGGCGTTTTCGCGTGGGGAGCGGGAAAGCACGCCGTTCCCGGACGCGCGGACGGTCGCCTTCGGCATCACCGTCCCCAAGGCACTGGGCGACTTCCTCGTGCTCGACGCGGTGTACTCGACCGGCGGCACGGCCATCGCCGTCACCGACGAGGAACTGCTGGCGGCGCAACGGGAACTGGCTTCGCACGAGGGCACCTTCGTCTGCCCGGAAGGCGGCGCGTGCTTCGCCGCGCTGAGGCACCTCCGCGAGTCGGGGTGGCTCGAGGGCGGCGAGGACGTCGTCGTGCTCAACACCGGCGCCGGGATCAAGTACCCGGAGACGGTGCCCCTGGACGTGCCGCTCCTGGCCACGACCGACGAGATTCCTTAA
- a CDS encoding arsenate reductase family protein translates to MEIWINPACAKCRSAVSLLDEAGADYTVRRYLEDPPTATELEAVLERLGLEPWDITRTAEPVAKELGLKAWGRTPEDRPKWIKALAEHPKLIQRPIITADDGTTVVARDPETVRSVL, encoded by the coding sequence GTGGAGATCTGGATCAACCCGGCGTGCGCGAAGTGCCGGTCCGCGGTGTCGCTGCTCGACGAGGCCGGCGCGGACTACACCGTGCGCCGCTACCTCGAGGACCCGCCGACGGCGACCGAACTCGAGGCCGTCCTCGAGCGCCTCGGCCTCGAACCGTGGGACATCACGCGCACCGCCGAGCCCGTCGCGAAGGAACTCGGCCTCAAGGCCTGGGGCCGCACGCCGGAGGACCGGCCGAAGTGGATCAAGGCGCTCGCCGAGCACCCGAAGCTGATCCAGCGCCCGATCATCACCGCCGACGACGGTACGACGGTCGTCGCCCGCGATCCCGAAACGGTGCGCTCGGTCCTTTAA
- a CDS encoding TetR/AcrR family transcriptional regulator has translation MPRPRVHDLDALLDVAERLVASSTEVTVRGLAAAAGVPNGTIYHAFGSLNALRAQVWLRAATAFLDLQTSLVDQASSPVEAVVAAADAPAAFASVRPDGARMLLKVRGDRLFGPELPDELAEALHAVDKRLVALLVRLAGQLWDRGDGPAVEVITTCVVDLPTAFFRHDITDPLVRERLAAAVRAVLTVPPREKDRP, from the coding sequence ATGCCCCGCCCCCGCGTCCACGACCTCGACGCGCTCCTCGACGTCGCCGAGCGGCTCGTCGCCTCCTCGACGGAGGTGACGGTCCGTGGCCTGGCGGCGGCCGCGGGCGTCCCGAACGGGACGATCTACCACGCGTTCGGGTCCCTGAACGCGTTGCGGGCCCAGGTGTGGCTACGCGCCGCAACGGCGTTCCTCGACCTCCAGACGTCCCTCGTGGACCAGGCGTCTTCCCCGGTGGAGGCCGTAGTCGCGGCGGCCGACGCTCCCGCCGCGTTCGCTTCGGTCCGTCCCGACGGCGCGCGCATGCTGCTCAAGGTGCGGGGCGACCGGCTGTTCGGGCCGGAGCTGCCCGACGAGCTGGCGGAAGCGCTGCACGCGGTGGACAAACGCCTGGTCGCACTGCTGGTCCGGTTGGCCGGGCAGCTGTGGGACCGCGGCGACGGGCCCGCCGTCGAGGTGATCACGACGTGCGTCGTCGACCTGCCGACGGCGTTCTTCCGGCATGACATCACCGATCCACTGGTGCGGGAGAGGCTGGCCGCCGCGGTGCGGGCCGTGCTGACCGTGCCCCCTCGAGAAAAGGACCGACCGTGA